In Paenibacillus dendritiformis, the DNA window GAAAATATTTGTCAATTATACGCACTTTTTTCGTCTTCGAGATGTGGACATTTGGGCGATGGAAGAAGTAAGGAAGGGAAAGCTGACGTGGCCTAATCCTAATGACAGCACGTGTTTTCGTTTTTTGAGCTTTGTCTTTGTCAGGAGGACGTTCGTGTTTTATGGAAAATGAACGAGGGACCTCTCTTCACCCGGCGAACCGGCATAACGGAATGCGGAGTGCTGTTCTTCTATCCTAAAATGTGCCCTATTATAATGGAAATGATTTTTTTTATTGTGGTGATTATTTTTTGTTATTCCGTGTCTGAATTATTCATTCTTTCCTTCTATAGGCGTTAAATTCGCATTATCACCCCTTTGTGTAAGCCTGTCATATGAATGCACCTCAAGAACTCCATTGCTTTACTCTGACGCAGCAATTAGGCTTGAAAATATAGTATGCAGAATGCGCCGGATTCGATGCCATCCAAGCTATTGAGAGGAGCAGGAAGGATACGGCTTATATACACCCGAGCAGAATGGCGCTCGTCCTCGCCCTCTTCCGCATGGAAGGCCGCTCCCGCTTGCCGTTCGGAGGCACCGATTTTTCCCGAATTCGTACATTTCGTGGATCCTTTTGTATGGACAGACGGGGAGGTAGGGTATATGATGATTGCCAAGGACGGAACGGGCGGGTTCCATCATGCGCATCATCGGTGGAACATGGTCATTCCAATCGATGGAGGGATTCGATGAGTAGCTCAGTACCGAAGCGAACGATTCAAGATGGAGATGTGGTTCTTTTTCAAGGCGACAGCATCACGGATGCGGGCCGTCAGCGGGAATTGTCCTCCCATCTGGGCACAGGCTATGCCTTCATGGCGGCCGGTCTGTTCCAGAGCATGTACCCGCAGCTCGATGTCTCTTTCCTGAACCGGGGAATCAGCGGGGATCGGGTCCGCGATCTGCAGGCGCGCTGGGAGGAAGACTGCCTGAAGCTGAAGCCGACATGGGTCAGCATTTACATCGGAATTAACGATTGCTGGAGGCGCTATACCCGTCAGGAGGAGACGACAGCCGAGCAATTCGAGACGGGGTATCGCGATATTATTGAACGAACCTTGAAGGAGTTGGAAGCGCAGCTCGTGCTCGTCGAGCCGTTCGTGCTGCCGGTGGCGGCCGATCGGACGCAATGGCGGGAGGATCTGGATCCGAAAATTCATATCGTGCGCGGGCTTGCTCGGGAATACGGCGCTTACTATGTGCCGTTGGACGGTCTGTTCGCGCAGGCGGCCGCCCGTCGCGAAGCGCAATTCTGGGCTCCGGACGGCGTTCATCCGACGCCGGCTGGCCACGCGCTGATCGCGAAGGCTTGGCTGGAAGCGGTAGGCGCTCCGGCAAAATAAGACATAAACAAGAGTCTGGAAGCGCCATCCTGTGTCGCCCTTTGCGTGACACGGGATTTTTTTGTGCAAGGCCCACGCGGCTCTCCATTGCTCCGTCTTGACGATGCCGGTCTCACGGGCGTACCGGATCACTGATCCGCTGCAGCGAAGCTCCCAAGGAGCGAAGAACAGATACAATTGGGCTGTGGCAAATCACGGGTACGCTTGAATTCAGCCCTCTGATGTTGTTATGCTAAAGCCGAAAGGTTCACGAATATAGCGAGGAGGTTCGAACGTGACCCGCATTTTAATTGTGGATGACGATAAAGAAATTGCCGATTTAATCGAAATATATTTACGGAACGAAGGCTACCAATTGTTCAAGGCCCATGACGGGGTTGAGGCTTTGTCGGTGCTGGAGCGGGATCCGGTGGATCTGGTTATTTTGGATATCATGATGCCGAAGCTGGACGGGATGTCCGTCTGCCTGAAGATTCGGGAAAAGCAGGCGATACCGGTCCTTATGCTGAGCGCCAAGGCGGAGGATATGGACAAAATTATGGGGCTGATGACCGGCGCGGACGATTATATGGTGAAGCCGTTCAATCCGTTGGAGCTGGTGGCCCGCGTCAAATCGCTTCTTCGCCGCACTTATCAGTTGAACGCTCATATCCAGGCAGGCTCCGAGCCTGCCGGGGTCATTCGCATCCAGGATCTTGAGATTAACAAGGCGACGCATTCCGTCCGGGTGAACGGGCAGCCCATCCATTTAACCTCGATGGAATTCGAGATCCTCTATGTAATGGCAAGCAATCCAGGAAGAGTATACAGCGCGGAAGAACTGTACGAACGGGTATGGCAGGAGAGCTTCAACGGCTCCCACAATACAGTAGCGGTGCATATCAGCAAGCTGCGGGACAAGCTGGAGGCCCACGGCGAGAAATATATACAGACCGTATGGGGAGTAGGGTATAAGATTGAACAAGCATTGGGCTAAAAGCATCCGTTGGAAGCTCCTCTTCAGGTTTGCGCTGACCCTGCTTCTTACCTTTATGAGCCTTGTATTGCTCATGTTCGCCGCCGGCGTGATACGGGAGCTGAAGGAGCCTGTCACATACCGCATCATCAATTTCTTGGCGTTTGAGGTGGGCGTCGTGCCGACGATGGTGATTGCGGGCATCATCCTCTTTATCCTCTTTTATGTGCTTCTGAATCGCCAGCTGATCGGCAGTCTCGAGCGGATTACAGAGACGGTGCAGCATATTGCGGATGGGGATTTCGATCAGAGGTGCAATATTACGACCGATGACGAGATTGGGCGTCTGGCCAAAAACATTGATATCATGGTCTACCAATTGAAGAACTCTATTGAGGAAGAACGGCTGGCGGAACGGACGAAGAATGAGCTGATTACGAGCGTATCCCATGATTTGCGGACGCCGCTTACATCAATTCTCGGTTATTTGGGGCTCGTCGAGCAGGACCGTTACCGCGATGAAGTGGAGCTTCGGCATTATATTCATATTGCCTATGAGAAGGCCGAGAGGCTGAATGTCATGATTAACGATCTGTTCGAATATACGCGGATGAATGGCGGGATGACTTTACGGACCAAGCCGATGAACGTGTCTGAGATGGCTGGCCAGTTGTGCGTTCACTACCGCTACCCGATGGAGCAGGCCGGACTGACCCTTCAAATGAGCAGCAATACGGACAAATGCTGGGTTAACGCCGATCCCGACAAGCTGGTGCGCGTGTTCGACAACCTGTTGTCCAATGCGATGCACTATGCATACAGCGGCAGCGTCGTGGAGCTTCATCTTCGCCAAGATGAAGACAAGGTGGAGATTACCGTCAAAAATGCGGGTGACCCTATCCCGAGCCAAGATTTGCCGCATATCTTCGAGCGCTTCTATCGGGTCGAAAAATCACGATCCGAGAAAACCGGCGGCTCCGGACTCGGCCTAGCGATTGCCAAGACGATTATCGAGCTTCACGGCGGAACTATCCGCGCCGAGAGCTCGCCTCAGGCAACGCTGTTCATTATCGAGCTTCCGCGAATCGCTCCGCCTGCTCCTGCTTATAAGAGCCAAGCAGACGGCTTGTCCGGGCAAGGAGGAGCAATTAATGTACCTGACTAAGATGATCGAGGTGTGGTCACAGCAGTGCCGGCGGGCGCTGCTTTTTTGTTTTGATTGATTTGGGGGCGTTCGTACTTGTGTAGATGGAGAGGCATTGATTGTGCCTTAGCTTCATGGCTTCTACGAATCGCTTCTATGCTCTTTTGATCGGTGATCCGTTTCTTTTGATCGATGAACGGTGATCCGTTTTTTTTGAGCGATGATTGGTTTCTTTTGATCGATGATCGGTGTTCCGTTTCTTTTGATCGGTATCCCCGTCGCTCAGGAAAAGTCGTTCAAGAAAAAGCTCGGTCAAGAAAAAGTCGCTTGGGAAAGGAAAGCTTACCTAGAAAAAGCAAAACGAGTATCGATAAAGTATGTGCGAGTATGTATGTGTGAACGACAGGAAAAAATAGGCCATTTAATTTTGGTGATTCAAAATAGCAAGGAACGGGCACTGTGCCAGACGTGAACAGGACCGCAGCCTCCTTAGGAAGAATGGAGAATCCAGTAACATCTCAAAAGCCGCAAAACGAAATATATCACGATACTACATCCCATGAATTATTTTCCATGCTAAATACCGATTTCAACTGCGTTTCGGATCTGGAGAGCCAATAACTTTTATGAAAAATTGGAAGCATGATTTCCCTTTCCTTGAGAATCAATTATGCAGCGGCCATATAATGAGATTGGCCCCGTAATGTGGTCGTCCGATTCAGATAACGTTCCCTCGCCCCGTTCCTGGCAAAGCATATCTCGCCTAAAGTGCCCCATCCGGTTGCGTGGCGGGCGGCTGCATTTTCCCGGTAACA includes these proteins:
- a CDS encoding SGNH/GDSL hydrolase family protein yields the protein MSSSVPKRTIQDGDVVLFQGDSITDAGRQRELSSHLGTGYAFMAAGLFQSMYPQLDVSFLNRGISGDRVRDLQARWEEDCLKLKPTWVSIYIGINDCWRRYTRQEETTAEQFETGYRDIIERTLKELEAQLVLVEPFVLPVAADRTQWREDLDPKIHIVRGLAREYGAYYVPLDGLFAQAAARREAQFWAPDGVHPTPAGHALIAKAWLEAVGAPAK
- a CDS encoding response regulator transcription factor, with product MTRILIVDDDKEIADLIEIYLRNEGYQLFKAHDGVEALSVLERDPVDLVILDIMMPKLDGMSVCLKIREKQAIPVLMLSAKAEDMDKIMGLMTGADDYMVKPFNPLELVARVKSLLRRTYQLNAHIQAGSEPAGVIRIQDLEINKATHSVRVNGQPIHLTSMEFEILYVMASNPGRVYSAEELYERVWQESFNGSHNTVAVHISKLRDKLEAHGEKYIQTVWGVGYKIEQALG
- a CDS encoding sensor histidine kinase yields the protein MNKHWAKSIRWKLLFRFALTLLLTFMSLVLLMFAAGVIRELKEPVTYRIINFLAFEVGVVPTMVIAGIILFILFYVLLNRQLIGSLERITETVQHIADGDFDQRCNITTDDEIGRLAKNIDIMVYQLKNSIEEERLAERTKNELITSVSHDLRTPLTSILGYLGLVEQDRYRDEVELRHYIHIAYEKAERLNVMINDLFEYTRMNGGMTLRTKPMNVSEMAGQLCVHYRYPMEQAGLTLQMSSNTDKCWVNADPDKLVRVFDNLLSNAMHYAYSGSVVELHLRQDEDKVEITVKNAGDPIPSQDLPHIFERFYRVEKSRSEKTGGSGLGLAIAKTIIELHGGTIRAESSPQATLFIIELPRIAPPAPAYKSQADGLSGQGGAINVPD